DNA from Verrucomicrobiota bacterium:
TCGGCCATTTTCGGCACGGCCCGAAACGTGGATGCTCCCGGGCCGGTCCGGCGCGCGATATTTGACGGCATTGTCGAGCAGATTGGAGAAGACCTGATTGATCTGGGTCGCATCGCCGAGGCAGTTTGGCAGCGGATCGATATGACAGGCCATGCCCGCCTGTTGGAGCTGGAATTCCATCGTCCGCGCCATATTCGTGAACATCGCGTTCATGTCCAGGGGCTCGATCCGCAACGCGGCCCGGCCCATCCGGGAGAAACGGAGAAACCCCGACAACAGCGCGTCCATCTTGCTCACGCCGGCCTGGATGTATTGCATGGCTTCCGGCACTTCGTCGGCCAGGATGGCGGCCAACTCTGATTTGCTGACGGCGGAGCTTCCGGAGCCGGCCAGGAGCGAACCGACTTTCTCGCAGGCCCGCGCCAGTTCTTTGCTAAATCCCTGGATGTTGACCAGCGGCGAGCGCAGGTCATGGGAGGCGACGTACACGATCGTTTCCAGTTCTTTGTTTTTCTCCGCCAGCGTCCGGGCGAGTTCGGCAAGGCGTTCTTCGGCACGCTTGCGTTCCGTGATGTCGCGCACAAAGCCGGTGAACAGCCGCTGATCCGCCAGGCGAACTTCGCTCACGGCCAGATCCATCGGAAAAACCGTTCCGTCCTTTTTCCGGCCAACCACCTCCCGGCCAATGCCGATGATTTTGGCCTGGCCGGTGCGGTGGTAATTCGCGAGATAACGATCGTGCTCCTCGCGGTAAGACGAGGGCATGAGGAGGCTCACGCTTTTTCCGATCACCTCCGCGGCGATGAAGCCAAAGATTCGTTCGGCCGCCGAATTCATGGACTCGATGATCCCGCGTTCGTCAATGGTGATGATGCCCTCGACCGCGGTGTTGACAATGGCCCGGAGCCGTTCTTCGCTGTCACGCAAAGCAACGGCCGACCGCTTGTGTTCTTCGGACTCCCGTTGCATGGCGTCATTCGCGCGCGTCAGGTCGGCGGTGCGGCTTCGAATCCGCTCTTCCAGCAGATCTCTTTCGTTCGCGAGAAGCCTTTCGCTCTGTTGGCGCCGGGCGTTCTCCCGGAGCAACAGAAAAAACACGCTGGACAACAGCCCCACGCTGAAGACGCCGAAGCTCAAATCCATCAAGATGGTGCGATTGGCGCGCGTCCGGGACAAGTCGCTGCGAACTTTCAGAAGGCGCCGCTCTTCCTCGGTCATCTCTTCGACCAACCGGCGAACCGCCTCCATGACTTGCCGGGCGTCTCCTTTCTGAATCCGGCTCGCCGCGGCTTCCAGCCCTTCGCGCCGCCGAAGCTCGATGCGGTCGCGGATGAAATTGAGGCGCTCCTGGATGAGCGGCTGCAGTTTGTCCAATCGAGTCTGAGTGCCCGGATTGTCCTGGGTTAAGCGCCGCAGTTCCGCCAGCAATTGCGGGAGCCGGTTCGTGGCCGTGAGGAAGGGAGCCAGAAAACGTTCGTCTCCCGACACGACGTATCCGAAGAGCCCGTTCTCCGCTTCGGTCAACCGGACCAGCACCTCCTCTTGCACCCCGATCACCTGGTGCGTGTGGGAAACCCAGCGGGACGTTTCGACAAGCTGGCGGGCATTCCAGAGTGAAAACCCTCCAGCCACAGCCAGGAGCAACAGTCCCAGTCCGAGTCCGACTGCCAGTCTTCGTTCCACGGGGCGTGCCTTCAGCAGACCGGGCATCCAGTGTGTTTGCGCGTCGTTGTCGATTGCGACCAGATACTCAAGGGCCTGGTCAATGTCGAGGCGCCAATCAATGTAGGGCGAGTCCGTCCCGGCGAGCCGCTCGACGTGAGTGGAACGCGTCTCGTCCGGCTCGCTGGGGACGGGCTCGCCCTACCTGGACGTTCGTGGGGAGTTTCACCGTGCCCCGGCCGGCAGTTGCAGGCGATATTCCGTCGGCGATAACCCCAGGATCCGCTTGAACATCCGGTTGAAATGGGTGAGGGACTGAAAGCCCACCTCGTAGGCAATCTCGCTCACTCTCAGGTTGGGATTGAGCAGAAGATTCTTGGCCTTCTCGATCCGGACGCGCGAGACGTAATCGGTGAAGTTCAGGCCGGTGATCTTCTTGAACATCTTGCAAAAGTAAAATGTGCTGGTGTTGACGGCCTTCGCAACCTGGCCGAGCGAGAGTTCTTCACCTTGATGCTCTTGAATGAATTCCTTTGCGCGCGTGACGACGGGAGGCTCGGCATTGCCTTGCCGGACGACAATCTGATTGGAGACCATCGACAAATGTTGAGCGAAGATCACGAGCAGTTTGACCATCGAGTCGTATTCTTTGGCGGCCAGCACGCGCGTGCCAAAGTAGGCCTTCTTGAGTTCCTCGGCATCGACGTCCACGCCCCAGTCGCGAGCCAGCTTGACCGTGCGGTCGAATTGGGCCGCGGTGGGTTTTCTGCGAAACACCTGTCCGGTCTGGAGAAAACCGATCAAACGATCGCCCAGGCGGACCGGCACGGCGGTGTCGCACAAACCCAGAGGGCAGATGACGGTTTGGGCCTGCTGGGTGGCGGTTTCGGAAAGCTTCTGCTGCACCTGCAGGCACGCGGCGCAAGCGCGGCTCTTCTGGGCCACGAGCCAGCAGAAGGGGCTCTCCTTGCGCCGGCCGTGATGAGGCAATTGCCACGATTCCACGGGCCGCAAAGCGACGGGCAGTCCGGTGGTTTCACT
Protein-coding regions in this window:
- a CDS encoding PAS domain S-box protein; its protein translation is MPGLLKARPVERRLAVGLGLGLLLLAVAGGFSLWNARQLVETSRWVSHTHQVIGVQEEVLVRLTEAENGLFGYVVSGDERFLAPFLTATNRLPQLLAELRRLTQDNPGTQTRLDKLQPLIQERLNFIRDRIELRRREGLEAAASRIQKGDARQVMEAVRRLVEEMTEEERRLLKVRSDLSRTRANRTILMDLSFGVFSVGLLSSVFFLLLRENARRQQSERLLANERDLLEERIRSRTADLTRANDAMQRESEEHKRSAVALRDSEERLRAIVNTAVEGIITIDERGIIESMNSAAERIFGFIAAEVIGKSVSLLMPSSYREEHDRYLANYHRTGQAKIIGIGREVVGRKKDGTVFPMDLAVSEVRLADQRLFTGFVRDITERKRAEERLAELARTLAEKNKELETIVYVASHDLRSPLVNIQGFSKELARACEKVGSLLAGSGSSAVSKSELAAILADEVPEAMQYIQAGVSKMDALLSGFLRFSRMGRAALRIEPLDMNAMFTNMARTMEFQLQQAGMACHIDPLPNCLGDATQINQVFSNLLDNAVKYRAPDRPGSIHVSGRAENGRSVYAVRDTGIGIPPEHQDKIFEIFHRLNPSHGEGEGLGLTIAQRILERQDGKIRVESEPGRGSVFFVSLPSAPNSKDKI
- a CDS encoding helix-turn-helix domain-containing protein; translation: MNNNKDSLIEALKNSPIYQDYERAFSETTGLPVALRPVESWQLPHHGRRKESPFCWLVAQKSRACAACLQVQQKLSETATQQAQTVICPLGLCDTAVPVRLGDRLIGFLQTGQVFRRKPTAAQFDRTVKLARDWGVDVDAEELKKAYFGTRVLAAKEYDSMVKLLVIFAQHLSMVSNQIVVRQGNAEPPVVTRAKEFIQEHQGEELSLGQVAKAVNTSTFYFCKMFKKITGLNFTDYVSRVRIEKAKNLLLNPNLRVSEIAYEVGFQSLTHFNRMFKRILGLSPTEYRLQLPAGAR